A stretch of Desulfobulbaceae bacterium DNA encodes these proteins:
- a CDS encoding HNH endonuclease, which yields MDEAYVRQERNKAKELRKTGWWQRKIGAGVCYYCGGNFSPQKLTMDHIVPLGRGGSSAKGNLVPACKECNTQKKTMLPLEWEEYMALLEKQKSHQ from the coding sequence ATGGATGAGGCCTATGTTCGTCAGGAACGAAACAAGGCCAAGGAGCTGAGGAAAACTGGCTGGTGGCAAAGAAAGATCGGCGCCGGTGTCTGTTATTATTGCGGAGGGAATTTTTCACCTCAAAAACTGACCATGGACCATATCGTCCCCCTTGGCCGCGGTGGCTCCAGCGCTAAAGGGAACTTGGTGCCTGCCTGTAAGGAGTGCAATACTCAGAAGAAAACAATGCTTCCTTTGGAGTGGGAAGAGTACATGGCTCTCTTGGAGAAACAGAAGTCTCATCAGTAG